A part of Olleya sp. Bg11-27 genomic DNA contains:
- a CDS encoding ABC transporter ATP-binding protein, with the protein MADILLKTDSLSIDFKSEGSLKTIINNMSYVINKNEIVGIVGESGSGKSVSSLAILGLLPKQISKITSGSIVFNDLDLVKLNTKQFQKIRGQQIAMIFQEPMSSLNPSMTCGKQVEEVLFQHTKLTKKEVRAETLSLLEKVKLPDPNRVYKAHPHEISGGQKQRVMIAMAIACKPQLLIADEPTTALDVTVQKEIISLLKELQAETKMSIIFITHDLSLISEIANRVLVMYKGEIVEQNTVHNIFKHPKHNYTKALISSRPSLDVRLKTLPTITDVLNNTVSEAIITSEMRTIKHDKLYSKAPLLEVINLEKDYISKSGIFAKAETFKAVNNVSFNLYEGETLGLVGESGCGKSTLGNAILLLDKATKGQILYKGKDITTLNKTETIAIRKDIQIIFQDPYASLNPRITIGNAIMEPMKVHNLYTSDTERHEKTIEILNRVGLDNTAFNRYPHEFSGGQRQRIGIARTIALQPKLIVCDESVSALDISVQAQVLNLLNELKDNFGFTYIFISHDLAVVKYMSDQLLVMNHGQIEELDDADIIYNTPKKDYTKKLIAAIPKGL; encoded by the coding sequence ATGGCTGATATTTTACTAAAAACAGATAGTCTTTCTATCGACTTTAAAAGCGAAGGATCTTTAAAGACAATAATCAATAACATGTCTTATGTTATTAATAAAAATGAAATAGTTGGTATTGTTGGAGAATCGGGTTCGGGGAAATCTGTTTCCTCATTAGCTATATTAGGTTTACTACCCAAACAAATTTCCAAAATCACATCGGGAAGTATTGTTTTTAATGACCTTGATTTAGTGAAGCTAAACACGAAACAGTTTCAAAAAATTAGAGGTCAACAAATCGCAATGATATTCCAAGAACCTATGAGTTCTTTGAATCCCTCTATGACTTGCGGTAAACAAGTCGAGGAAGTTTTATTTCAGCATACAAAACTGACAAAAAAAGAAGTCCGAGCCGAAACATTAAGCCTCCTTGAAAAAGTCAAATTACCAGACCCAAATCGTGTTTACAAAGCCCATCCGCATGAAATTTCTGGAGGACAAAAGCAACGCGTAATGATCGCTATGGCCATCGCCTGCAAACCACAATTACTTATTGCTGATGAACCTACCACAGCACTAGACGTCACTGTACAAAAAGAAATAATCAGCCTATTAAAAGAGTTACAGGCAGAGACAAAAATGAGTATCATTTTTATAACACATGATTTAAGCTTAATCTCAGAAATTGCAAATCGTGTTTTAGTGATGTACAAAGGTGAAATTGTAGAACAAAATACTGTCCATAACATATTCAAACACCCTAAACACAACTACACCAAAGCACTGATCTCCTCTAGACCATCTTTAGACGTACGATTAAAAACATTACCGACCATTACTGATGTTTTAAATAACACGGTCTCAGAAGCCATCATCACTAGTGAAATGCGTACAATAAAACATGATAAATTATATTCAAAAGCGCCATTATTAGAAGTTATTAATCTCGAAAAGGACTATATCTCTAAATCTGGTATTTTCGCTAAAGCGGAAACTTTTAAAGCTGTAAATAACGTCAGCTTTAATTTATATGAAGGTGAAACGCTAGGATTAGTTGGTGAATCTGGATGCGGAAAATCCACGTTAGGTAACGCGATCCTACTCTTGGACAAAGCCACTAAAGGTCAAATATTATATAAAGGAAAAGATATTACGACCTTAAACAAAACTGAAACAATAGCTATTAGAAAAGACATTCAGATAATTTTCCAAGACCCATATGCCTCATTAAACCCAAGAATTACTATTGGTAATGCTATTATGGAACCCATGAAAGTTCATAACTTATATACCTCAGACACTGAAAGGCACGAGAAAACGATAGAAATTTTAAATCGCGTAGGATTGGATAACACTGCTTTTAATAGATATCCACATGAGTTTTCTGGTGGACAAAGACAACGTATAGGAATTGCGCGCACTATTGCACTACAACCAAAACTAATTGTTTGTGACGAGTCCGTTTCAGCCTTAGACATTTCTGTTCAAGCACAAGTTTTAAATCTTTTAAATGAATTGAAAGATAATTTTGGATTCACTTATATATTTATCTCTCATGACTTAGCAGTTGTAAAATACATGAGTGATCAATTATTAGTAATGAATCACGGACAAATTGAAGAATTAGACGATGCCGATATTATCTACAACACGCCTAAAAAAGACTATACTAAAAAATTAATAGCTGCAATCCCAAAAGGATTATAG